A genome region from Penaeus vannamei isolate JL-2024 chromosome 20, ASM4276789v1, whole genome shotgun sequence includes the following:
- the LOC138865237 gene encoding uncharacterized protein yields the protein MYDKDEVILHPQKSQHLKKYKEYIQGNVTQEIQFMKEKMSALTEYCKKRQVKLVKNASDVITDCLTEPSNPCTGPPDKEKTSNSDSSSSTKRKLMNEQCEHNKKNRVER from the exons ATGTATGACAAAGATGAAGTTATCCTCCATCCACAGAAGTCACAACACCTGAAGAAATACAAA GAGTATATTCAGGGAAATGTCACACAGGAAATCCAGTTCATGAAAGAAAAGATGTCAGCACTTACGGAATACTGCAAAAAGAGGCAAGTTAAGTTAGTCAAAAATGCATCTGATGTCATCACAGACTGCCTTACAGAGCCTTCTAATCCCTGTACAGGCCCCCCTGATAAGGAGAAGACAAGTAATTCAGACAGCAGTAGTAGCACCAAACGCAAGCTCATGAATGAACAGTGTGAACATAATAAAAAGAATCGAGTAGAGAGATAG
- the LOC113800245 gene encoding alpha-(1,6)-fucosyltransferase (The sequence of the model RefSeq protein was modified relative to this genomic sequence to represent the inferred CDS: added 160 bases not found in genome assembly), producing MARGKLKSLLCLASLLVLLFYSTLHSRSNTNPVSSSVTRRHLDGSSSGINNNKTVSAQMPEPFMEAEQMRRQVGRDVRHTWQFLKFHLRNLSSSNNNLTTVLEDLEHYFRVTSHDLTRLNEVDGFREWREKEAAALSALVQHRLHILQNPPDCASAKKIYCDFKTSGRGIGSQLHHLSYCFLASYGTQRTLILDTKNYNGNPEGLETFFLPLSDTCTSYNKSQMVAWPGKKDSPVVQFPAWDRPNPRPNYFPKSIPKDISERLVRLHGDPFAWWMGQFFKYAMRTNKDFQDYIDNQAREMGYESPVVGLQIRRSDKLIREAVYIDLSVYMQEVDEFYKQLELRQPVAQRRIFLATDDPEVISEIKKRYPEYKVLYNPDSVDSTRMKERKKASSVRYLLADVYFLSRSDFLVCGMTSNICRLSYELMQSLHADASTRVSSVDRDYYFHYEVGNVVKARFPHKPRRPEEIELQRGDLVDRYDIPSHFAGHPSKNDGFQWGTNTRTKKHGFYPAYKTIEMLDIANVKSFEHIDI from the exons CTGTTTCCGCTCAGATGCCAGAGCCATTCATGGAGGCCGAGCAGATGCGTCGACAGGTGGGAAGGGACGTGCGTCACACCTGGCAGTTCTTGAAATTCCATCTCAGGAATCTCAGCTCTAGCAATAACAATCTTACCACCGTTCTTGAAGATCTGGAACATTACTTTAG AGTGACCTCTCACGACCTAACGCGTCTTAACGAGGTCGACGGGTTTCgcgaatggagagaaaaagaggccgCTGCCCTCAGCGCCCTCGTGCAGCACCGGTTGCACATCCTGCAGAATCCCCCCGACTGCGCCTCTGCTAAGAAGATCTACTGTGACTTCAAAACTTCC GGGCGAGGGATAGGGAGCCAACTACACCACCTGAGCTACTGCTTCCTGGCGTCATATGGCACTCAGCGGACCTTGATTCTAGATACGAAGAATTACAATGGCAATCCCGAAGGACTCGAgacgttcttccttcctctcagcgACACTTGCACAAGTTACAACAAGTCTCAGATGGTTGCTTGGCCAG GGAAGAAAGATTCTCCCGTGGTGCAGTTCCCTGCTTGGGACAGACCGAATCCGAGGCCGAACTATTTTCCAAAGTCAATCCCGAAGGACATTTCCGAGCGTCTGGTGCGCCTCCACGGAGATCCTTTTGCCTGGTGGATGGGCCAGTTCTTCAAGTACGCCATGAGGACGAACAAGGATTTCCAGGATTACATTGATAACCAAGCGCGAGAAATGGGTTACGAGTCTCCTGTCGTAGG CTTGCAGATTCGACGGTCTGACAAGCTGATAAGAGAGGCAGTTTACATTGACCTCAGTGTGTACATGCAAGAAGTGGATGAATTCTACAAACAGCTGGAGTTGCGACAGCCTGTTGCTCAACGGAGGATCTTCTTGGCCACTGACGATCCAGAAGTAAtttcagaaataaagaaaag GTACCCGGAGTATAAGGTCCTGTACAACCCGGACAGTGTGGACTCGACCCgcatgaaggaaaggaagaaggcgtCGAGTGTGCGGTATCTCCTCGCTGATGTTTACTTCCTCTCGCGGTCCGACTTCCTCGTCTGCGGGATGACCTCCAac ATCTGCAGGCTGAGTTACGAGCTGATGCAGAGCCTCCATGCGGACGCCTCGACCCGCGTGTCGTCGGTCGACAGAGATTACTACTTCCACTACGAGGTCGGGAATGTGGTCAAGGCTCGCTTCCCGCATAAGCCTAGAAG ACCAGAAGAAATTGAACTGCAGAGAGGAGATTTGGTGGACCGGTACGACATACCCTCTCATTTTGCTGGACACCCGAGCAAAAACGACGGGTTTCAATGGGGCACCAACACGCGTACGAAAAAGCATGGTTTCTATCCTGCTTACAAGACCATCGAGATGCTGGATATAGCAAATGTAAAGTCCTTTGAGCACAttgacatataa